The Eubacteriaceae bacterium Marseille-Q4139 genome has a window encoding:
- a CDS encoding M15 family metallopeptidase yields MRDITMCHPVLQELAARWMKQCEQVGIVVRIGECLRTVAEQDALYEQGRTKPGNIVTNAKGSSYSSQHQWGIAFDFYLQMDVDGDGKLSDDAYNDSTGMFGKAADIGKQLGLGWGGDWKSIVDKPHLYLPDWGSTTSKLKKLYGTPEAFMRTWEKTGWIQDGRGWWYRHADGSYSQNSWELIDGKWYWFDGAGYMVADAWKKTKDVWYYLGSDGSMVYNEIRKIGDEFFAFGKDGGLMTGDVALKTNDRGALIIG; encoded by the coding sequence ATGAGAGACATTACCATGTGCCATCCGGTTCTTCAGGAGCTGGCTGCGCGGTGGATGAAACAGTGCGAGCAGGTCGGCATCGTCGTGAGGATCGGTGAATGCCTCCGCACGGTGGCAGAGCAGGACGCCCTCTATGAGCAGGGGCGGACAAAGCCGGGAAACATCGTCACGAATGCGAAGGGGAGCAGTTACAGTTCCCAGCACCAGTGGGGGATTGCCTTTGACTTTTATCTCCAGATGGATGTGGACGGGGACGGGAAGCTTTCCGATGACGCCTATAACGACAGCACGGGCATGTTCGGAAAGGCGGCGGACATCGGAAAGCAGCTTGGACTCGGCTGGGGCGGCGACTGGAAATCTATCGTCGACAAGCCGCATCTTTATCTGCCCGACTGGGGCAGTACCACATCGAAGCTTAAAAAGCTCTACGGGACACCGGAGGCCTTTATGCGGACATGGGAAAAGACAGGCTGGATCCAGGACGGCAGAGGCTGGTGGTACCGCCATGCCGACGGGAGCTATTCTCAGAATTCCTGGGAGCTCATCGACGGAAAGTGGTACTGGTTCGACGGCGCCGGCTATATGGTGGCCGACGCATGGAAAAAGACGAAGGATGTCTGGTACTATTTAGGCTCCGATGGAAGCATGGTTTACAATGAGATTCGCAAGATTGGGGACGAGTTTTTTGCCTTTGGAAAAGACGGAGGCCTGATGACCGGGGACGTGGCACTGAAAACCAATGACCGCGGCGCGCTGATAATCGGGTAG
- a CDS encoding recombinase family protein — translation MYNMSPYSLSRSFRDKPCRAVIYGRASTEHEAQVKALQNQMQWYDDVARFHPQWNVINRYIDQGITGTQVYKRDAFMQMMEDAKQHKFDLIVTREVCRFARNTVDALVCVRQLAAMGIEVYFVNDNIWTLDGDGELRLTIMATMAQEESRKISERSLAGQRVSREKGVLYGNGNIFGYIRNKLTKQFEIDPDQAETVKMIFDLYDSGMGETLVAKELTRLGRKNGVGKVKWDAGKVSKIIKRKNYLGYTVYCQSYSNNYLEQKRIKRDESEFVYVKGGFPQIISEEQYERCNAIRRSRTKRLTDEKGRTRSFGVQQAQNVWGRKMRCRCGSPMLRHRWRTNNAGKPIYGYECKRHHDTPRIRLQNEQGNPTPICEIKPVGQSKLELMASKIFERVWGDQREIVLQTCKMLDACYKPDADRRADLMKAKDDSIQLLQQQLDDLVVVRARGEIEQDKFLQRTIEIQQQMEALRQSKAQIASEDYNPGRLDMEAIEAALCEAVEMHDGLVSEDFIDLFVSQVTPLSDSRFAWCLDFSPQPTVAFLNLAGQRKYTTCSMDSKLHFGPFADEEGHTIPFPGSLRR, via the coding sequence ATGTACAATATGTCTCCGTACTCATTGTCCCGTTCTTTCCGGGACAAACCCTGCCGGGCAGTTATATATGGCCGTGCCTCAACAGAACACGAGGCCCAGGTCAAAGCCCTTCAGAATCAGATGCAGTGGTATGATGATGTTGCTCGATTTCATCCTCAGTGGAATGTTATCAACCGCTACATTGACCAAGGTATTACCGGAACTCAGGTCTATAAGCGGGATGCCTTTATGCAGATGATGGAGGATGCCAAACAGCATAAATTCGATTTGATCGTCACTCGCGAGGTCTGCCGCTTCGCCAGAAACACGGTAGATGCACTGGTCTGTGTTCGCCAACTCGCCGCCATGGGAATTGAAGTCTATTTTGTGAATGATAACATTTGGACTCTTGACGGTGATGGCGAGCTGCGACTGACCATTATGGCTACTATGGCACAGGAAGAAAGCCGCAAAATCAGTGAACGCTCTCTTGCAGGACAACGGGTCAGCCGCGAAAAAGGCGTCCTCTATGGAAACGGGAACATTTTCGGATATATTAGGAACAAACTCACCAAGCAGTTCGAGATTGATCCCGATCAAGCGGAAACCGTAAAAATGATTTTTGACCTCTATGATTCCGGTATGGGTGAAACCTTGGTAGCAAAAGAGCTGACCCGCCTTGGACGCAAAAACGGGGTGGGTAAGGTCAAATGGGATGCTGGGAAGGTATCAAAAATCATCAAGCGTAAAAACTATTTGGGGTACACAGTTTACTGTCAGTCCTATTCCAACAACTATTTGGAGCAAAAACGGATCAAGCGCGACGAGAGTGAGTTCGTCTATGTAAAAGGCGGTTTTCCTCAGATCATTTCAGAGGAGCAGTACGAGCGGTGTAACGCCATTCGTCGCAGCAGGACCAAACGGCTGACGGATGAAAAAGGCCGCACGCGGAGTTTTGGTGTTCAGCAGGCTCAGAATGTATGGGGCAGAAAAATGAGGTGTCGTTGCGGTTCTCCCATGCTTCGACATCGTTGGAGAACCAATAATGCAGGAAAGCCTATCTATGGATATGAATGCAAACGACACCATGATACGCCCCGCATCCGCCTTCAGAATGAACAAGGCAATCCAACACCTATCTGTGAGATCAAGCCGGTTGGACAAAGCAAGCTGGAACTGATGGCCTCCAAAATATTTGAGAGGGTATGGGGAGACCAAAGAGAAATCGTCCTCCAGACCTGCAAAATGCTGGATGCTTGCTACAAGCCAGACGCAGATCGTCGAGCAGATTTGATGAAAGCGAAAGATGATTCTATTCAGTTGCTCCAACAACAGCTGGATGACTTGGTTGTGGTCCGTGCCCGTGGAGAGATTGAGCAGGATAAGTTCCTCCAGCGGACCATAGAAATTCAGCAGCAGATGGAGGCCCTTCGTCAGAGCAAAGCTCAAATTGCTTCAGAGGACTACAATCCCGGACGCCTGGATATGGAAGCCATTGAGGCAGCGTTGTGCGAAGCAGTTGAAATGCATGACGGTCTGGTAAGCGAGGATTTCATTGATCTCTTTGTTTCACAGGTTACACCACTGTCTGATTCCCGCTTTGCCTGGTGCTTGGACTTTTCTCCGCAGCCCACAGTTGCCTTTCTGAATTTAGCCGGGCAGAGGAAGTACACGACCTGCTCTATGGATAGTAAATTACACTTTGGTCCTTTCGCTGATGAGGAGGGGCACACCATCCCTTTTCCGGGCAGCCTGCGTCGGTGA
- a CDS encoding MerR family transcriptional regulator, with translation MKTLHEVTQIVGMTRRVIQEYEKAGLATAPTATNKYGHLLYADKEIDRLWQIRFYRELGYGKNEMKAVFNNPHYNRKEALSFQIAQLEKKKKHLESLIETANLLKEMDVPISAIRFGSHGLENLSYDTLVPVIVAAFNAMDLKEPMEQSFVAVLTEEDENYWFETLDKVMVFFKEDSPYDDDSVQVQICALHHITAKVLSDSIFLFKWNNLNFAPGAEIASEIDDIYGPGSAEYLFQATCYYCTKHEDNPTDRNLIDALNNIENLGRKKYTTGSEEVQAQVKRIHEFFSNIPAMSQAAHLSLLNNIGNMFGSKTYKELIDNGAERGVSWFISRAIQIYCTRLKENEFTEDTV, from the coding sequence ATGAAAACACTCCATGAAGTAACTCAAATCGTTGGAATGACGCGCCGCGTTATTCAGGAATATGAGAAAGCTGGCCTAGCTACTGCGCCGACAGCCACAAATAAATATGGTCACCTATTATATGCCGATAAAGAAATAGATCGACTGTGGCAAATACGCTTTTATCGGGAACTGGGCTACGGAAAAAACGAGATGAAGGCTGTGTTTAATAACCCTCACTATAATCGAAAAGAAGCCCTTTCTTTTCAAATAGCTCAACTGGAAAAGAAAAAGAAGCATCTTGAAAGTTTGATTGAAACAGCAAATCTTTTGAAAGAAATGGATGTTCCAATATCCGCAATTCGATTTGGTTCGCATGGATTGGAAAATCTATCATATGATACATTGGTTCCGGTAATTGTAGCAGCATTTAATGCAATGGATCTCAAGGAGCCTATGGAGCAGTCTTTTGTGGCCGTATTAACAGAAGAAGATGAAAATTATTGGTTTGAGACCCTTGACAAGGTAATGGTATTCTTTAAGGAAGATAGTCCCTATGATGATGACAGTGTACAGGTACAGATTTGTGCTTTGCACCATATAACCGCAAAAGTGCTCTCGGATTCTATTTTTCTGTTCAAATGGAACAATCTTAATTTTGCGCCTGGGGCGGAAATTGCATCAGAAATCGATGATATTTATGGACCTGGCAGTGCTGAGTATTTGTTTCAGGCAACGTGTTATTACTGTACAAAGCATGAAGATAATCCCACGGATCGGAACCTGATTGATGCATTGAATAACATCGAAAACTTAGGCAGGAAAAAATATACGACTGGCTCCGAAGAAGTACAAGCTCAAGTTAAAAGGATACATGAGTTCTTTTCAAACATACCTGCAATGTCGCAAGCGGCTCATTTGAGTTTATTGAATAACATTGGAAATATGTTTGGGAGCAAAACATATAAAGAGCTTATCGATAACGGAGCAGAGCGCGGAGTCTCGTGGTTTATCTCCAGGGCCATTCAAATATATTGCACCCGGCTTAAAGAAAATGAATTTACGGAGGATACAGTATGA
- a CDS encoding Sec23/Sec24 zinc finger-containing protein yields the protein MGARFPEVDWYCDRCNAYLNVQPGFDDHHYVWKCTECGHKNSISADSIYESEEEFRNYSK from the coding sequence ATGGGAGCAAGGTTCCCGGAGGTTGACTGGTATTGTGACCGTTGCAATGCTTACCTAAATGTACAGCCCGGATTTGATGACCATCATTATGTGTGGAAATGCACAGAATGCGGTCATAAAAACAGTATTTCCGCAGACTCCATTTACGAATCTGAAGAAGAATTCAGAAATTACAGTAAATAA
- a CDS encoding helix-turn-helix domain-containing protein has protein sequence MKNKQKSTVTKKNEFLGTPTIQHDTYIYRFADGTSSTLVFGPADVAGLGSRWLAELQELDRCEYNNNHAQTRRHCSLEAQDPEGMGGYYEGDNMDRVQFNLEVKEFLSVLPKDLEEIALLLYEGFSAAEIARLQGVNRSTISRKIKKIQSIIMLHNS, from the coding sequence ATGAAGAACAAACAGAAATCTACTGTCACCAAGAAAAATGAATTTTTGGGGACTCCCACTATCCAACACGACACCTACATCTATCGCTTTGCAGACGGGACAAGCTCTACACTGGTTTTTGGCCCTGCCGATGTTGCTGGCCTGGGGAGCCGCTGGCTTGCTGAATTACAGGAGCTTGACCGCTGTGAGTACAATAACAACCATGCACAGACCCGCCGTCATTGCTCCCTGGAAGCTCAGGACCCGGAGGGGATGGGGGGCTACTATGAAGGCGACAACATGGATCGAGTACAGTTTAATCTTGAGGTAAAGGAATTTCTTTCTGTGTTGCCGAAGGATTTGGAAGAAATCGCCCTCCTTCTTTACGAAGGCTTCTCCGCCGCTGAAATTGCTCGTCTACAGGGCGTGAACCGGTCTACAATTTCGCGAAAGATTAAAAAAATACAGAGCATTATAATGCTCCACAATTCATAA
- a CDS encoding helix-turn-helix domain-containing protein — MSEVNIEKWVTVKEVQSYLGVGRETVLAWIAKRNMPAYKVGRLWKFKLSEVDEWIRSGGAADDNSKDSE; from the coding sequence GTGAGTGAAGTCAACATCGAGAAATGGGTAACAGTGAAAGAAGTTCAGTCATATCTCGGAGTCGGCAGAGAAACAGTCCTCGCTTGGATTGCTAAGCGAAATATGCCTGCTTACAAGGTTGGGAGACTTTGGAAATTTAAATTGTCTGAGGTGGATGAGTGGATTCGTTCAGGTGGAGCGGCTGATGACAACAGCAAAGATTCTGAATAA
- a CDS encoding SAM-dependent DNA methyltransferase translates to MDNQVHNQIVSFIWGIADDCLRDVYVRGKYRDVILPMTVIRRLDAMLEETKPAVLAMKKQLDAAKIDNQWPALCNAAGQAFCNASPFLLKDLTSRAKAQTLKADFIAYLDGFSPNVQVILDKFKFRNQIDTMVDADILGAVIEKFTSSDINLSPNPIYKDDAKTILKHPGLDNHGMGTIFEELIRKFNEENNEEAGEHWTPRDVVELMADLVFIPIADKIKDASYSCYDGACGTGGMLTVAQDRLLTLAKRRGKEVAIHLFGQEVQPETYAICTADMLLKGDGEEAEHIMYGSTLSDDQHASRQFDFMLSNPPYGKSWKVDAEKMGGKKEILDTRFNTYLEGGKLMPMIPRTSDGQLLFLLNNVSKMKKDTELGSRIVEVHNGSSIFTGDAGSGESNARRYLIENDLVEAIIALPDKMFYNTPLNTYIWVISNKKEDRRKGKIQLIDAMAMKKPLRKKLGDKSNELTSEFRKQILDVFLSFEESDISHIYKNEEFGFWEVTVLRPKYQEDGSIEIDKKGNKVSDKDKTYTEIVPFTYNGGIEEYFNREILPFCDDAWIDDKKTKAGYEVSFTKCFYRPLRLRSFEEVMSELHSLEQETDGMFNEITGGIR, encoded by the coding sequence ATGGACAATCAAGTGCATAATCAAATAGTAAGCTTTATATGGGGAATTGCAGATGACTGCCTGCGTGATGTATATGTGCGTGGTAAATATCGTGATGTCATTCTCCCGATGACGGTCATCCGCCGTCTGGATGCCATGCTGGAAGAAACAAAACCGGCAGTATTGGCTATGAAAAAGCAGCTCGATGCTGCAAAGATCGATAATCAGTGGCCTGCGCTATGCAATGCAGCTGGACAGGCTTTCTGCAATGCATCGCCCTTCCTGCTGAAGGATTTGACCAGTCGTGCCAAGGCGCAGACACTCAAAGCTGACTTTATAGCATACCTTGACGGCTTTTCTCCCAATGTGCAGGTGATTCTGGATAAGTTCAAATTCCGAAATCAGATTGATACGATGGTGGATGCGGATATTCTCGGTGCAGTCATTGAAAAGTTTACATCCTCTGACATTAACTTGAGTCCGAATCCTATTTACAAGGACGACGCGAAGACGATCCTCAAGCACCCTGGTCTTGATAACCACGGTATGGGTACTATTTTTGAGGAGCTGATTCGGAAATTTAATGAAGAAAATAACGAGGAAGCCGGAGAACACTGGACGCCTCGTGATGTTGTCGAGCTCATGGCCGACCTTGTGTTCATACCGATTGCCGATAAAATCAAAGACGCTTCCTATTCCTGTTATGACGGAGCCTGCGGTACCGGTGGAATGCTCACCGTCGCTCAGGATAGACTTTTGACGCTTGCCAAGAGGCGCGGCAAGGAAGTCGCTATCCATCTGTTCGGGCAGGAAGTTCAGCCAGAGACCTATGCAATCTGCACGGCAGATATGTTGCTAAAAGGTGACGGTGAAGAGGCCGAGCACATTATGTATGGCTCCACGCTTTCTGACGATCAGCACGCTTCCCGCCAGTTTGATTTCATGCTCTCCAACCCACCATATGGTAAAAGCTGGAAAGTTGATGCCGAAAAGATGGGCGGCAAAAAGGAGATCCTCGACACGCGCTTCAACACTTACCTTGAAGGCGGAAAACTGATGCCAATGATTCCGCGTACCAGTGATGGACAACTTTTGTTTCTCCTTAATAATGTATCCAAAATGAAAAAGGATACGGAACTTGGAAGTAGAATTGTTGAGGTACATAATGGATCTTCCATTTTTACTGGGGATGCTGGAAGCGGTGAAAGTAATGCCCGCCGATATTTAATTGAGAATGATCTTGTGGAAGCTATTATCGCTCTTCCCGATAAGATGTTTTATAATACGCCGCTCAACACATATATTTGGGTCATCTCAAATAAAAAAGAAGATAGACGTAAAGGCAAAATACAACTGATTGATGCAATGGCTATGAAAAAGCCATTAAGAAAAAAGCTGGGAGACAAAAGTAATGAACTTACATCTGAATTCAGAAAACAGATATTGGATGTATTCCTCTCTTTTGAAGAGAGCGATATAAGCCATATATACAAGAATGAGGAGTTCGGTTTTTGGGAAGTTACAGTATTGAGGCCTAAGTATCAAGAGGATGGCTCGATTGAGATAGATAAAAAAGGAAACAAAGTTTCTGACAAGGATAAAACCTATACCGAAATTGTCCCATTCACATATAACGGAGGTATCGAAGAATATTTTAATCGTGAGATTCTTCCGTTTTGTGACGATGCTTGGATTGATGACAAAAAGACTAAGGCTGGCTACGAAGTGAGCTTTACAAAGTGTTTCTATCGTCCGCTCAGATTGCGTTCATTTGAAGAAGTTATGAGTGAGTTGCATTCGCTGGAACAAGAAACAGACGGAATGTTTAACGAAATAACTGGAGGCATAAGATAG
- a CDS encoding restriction endonuclease subunit S: MNRYPAYKEVDLPWLSEMPQQWCLVRNRDIFTEKTDVVGDDFSNYTLLSLTTKGVIPRDLESGKGKFPSDFKSYKIVHKNDIAFCLFDIDETPRTVGLANEDGMLTGAYTIYQVSGLLPEYVTYYYTALDDIKALRYYYTGLRKTVKADAFLSMKMPAPSITEQRQIVDYLNWQTSRMNKLISAKRRELKLVKEIKHNEVKKLVFGLNIKGNRKPTDNPWMTNAPEKWTKVKLRNLFTEVKESVGDESEKYTLLSLTTNGVIVRDLSEAKGKFPSDFSAYQVVNPGQFVFCLFDIDETPRTVGLATMQGMITGAYTVFDVKQCNPEYLLQLFTVLDDEKALKPLYSGLRKVIKTNNFLNQSIYLPSEEEQSSIVSDVAEVIKHYDNIEKVFKKEIDVLTDLKKQIVFSVVTGKLDVRGVSIPDYEYVDDEDSEEEEQED; the protein is encoded by the coding sequence GTGAATCGATATCCAGCTTATAAAGAGGTAGACTTGCCTTGGTTAAGCGAAATGCCACAGCAGTGGTGCTTAGTTCGCAATAGAGATATTTTTACAGAAAAAACGGATGTGGTCGGAGATGATTTTTCGAATTACACATTGTTGTCTTTGACTACAAAGGGCGTGATCCCTCGCGATTTAGAAAGCGGAAAAGGGAAGTTTCCATCTGATTTCAAATCGTACAAAATTGTGCATAAGAATGACATTGCTTTTTGCCTTTTTGATATTGACGAAACACCAAGGACAGTTGGTTTGGCCAATGAAGATGGAATGTTGACCGGTGCTTACACAATATATCAGGTATCGGGACTGCTTCCTGAATATGTTACATATTATTACACTGCTTTAGACGATATAAAGGCATTAAGGTATTACTATACTGGCTTAAGAAAAACAGTCAAGGCAGATGCTTTCTTATCTATGAAAATGCCCGCGCCGTCCATTACTGAGCAAAGACAGATTGTTGACTATTTAAACTGGCAGACATCAAGAATGAATAAACTTATTTCTGCTAAGAGACGCGAGCTAAAATTAGTTAAAGAGATAAAGCACAACGAGGTAAAAAAGCTTGTTTTTGGATTGAATATAAAGGGAAATAGAAAGCCCACTGATAATCCATGGATGACAAACGCTCCTGAGAAATGGACGAAAGTTAAATTACGGAACCTTTTTACAGAGGTGAAAGAATCTGTTGGAGATGAAAGTGAGAAATATACGTTGTTATCGCTTACAACTAACGGTGTTATTGTACGAGACCTAAGTGAGGCAAAGGGGAAATTCCCATCAGACTTTTCTGCCTATCAAGTCGTTAATCCGGGGCAGTTTGTATTTTGCCTTTTTGATATAGATGAAACACCTCGAACTGTTGGGCTGGCAACTATGCAAGGAATGATAACCGGAGCTTATACTGTTTTTGATGTTAAGCAATGCAATCCAGAATACTTACTACAGCTTTTTACAGTGCTTGATGATGAAAAGGCATTAAAACCGTTGTATTCAGGGCTCAGAAAGGTGATAAAAACAAATAATTTTTTGAACCAAAGCATTTACCTGCCCTCAGAGGAAGAACAATCCTCCATCGTTTCAGATGTTGCGGAAGTAATTAAACATTACGATAACATTGAAAAAGTATTCAAGAAAGAGATAGATGTACTGACAGATTTGAAAAAGCAAATTGTTTTTTCTGTAGTGACAGGAAAACTCGATGTCAGAGGAGTAAGTATTCCCGATTATGAATATGTGGATGACGAAGATAGCGAAGAGGAAGAACAGGAGGATTGA